GCCCTGCCGACATTTCCCGAGGCCGACCGCCGCAAGCACCAGGCCGGTCACCCGCCCTCCGCGAGGAACCTGCTGTCGAAGCTGCCCCTTCTCGCGCGCTCCCTCTCCATCCTCCACCTCCTCCCGGgacgccgcctcctcccctcctccaccccaCCATCACCGGGCTTCGTGCTCCTGCTCTACCCCTCGCCCGCCGCCTCCGATCTCGCCTCCTGGTGCCGGTGCACGCCGCAGCCCGTGCGCGTGGCccccaccctcctcctcctcgacagCACCTGGAGGCAGGTCAAGGAGACACGCGCGACTAGCCTGCCCGTCCTCTCGTCGCTGGGGGTGGTCCCTGTCGCCCTCCAGTCGACAGCTGCGCCGACGCGGACATCATGTTCGCGTCCGCCCTCATGGTCCGGAAGGAGCCGCGCTAGCGGTGTGGCGGTTCGACCCGAGCTGCTTGTCGTGGCTGAACGAGCTGAGCCCGTTCCTCCCCTCCGCTGGCACCAGTGCCGCCGCAGCCAGGCTGGGACAGGCGCCGTTCGCGCCAAGCCCGCGCAGCAGCCTGCTGCTGTCCACGCCCACCATGCCGTCGCTGGCCACCATCTCCGTGCTCGAGTTCTTCAGCAGCACCAACTTCCGGACCTGTAAATCTCTAGATGATTATTGACCTCACAACAATTCTACTGATTGATTCCATTTCATTACTAATACTTTGTCGTTGCTGTCAAGTCTCATCCATGTCGCGCCAAGCAGCCCGGTTAAATTTTTTAATCTCTTTCCCTTTGGTAATTCAAAGAGTTGGCGTTCGCCAGTGGTAGCTACTGATTCGTTAATTAATTGATTGGTTGTAGGAATTTTCCTTCTCAAAAAAGCTTTTCTCCGTTTCCATGGATTGATTTGCATGGAATGATGAGAAATAAAATGAGACGACAATAAAATTTTCCAAGCAGCACGGGCACTCTTCTCTAAAGTGCTTGCTTGTTAAGGGATGGAAAGCTGAGGCCAGCTGGAGCATTCCTTGAGGAAGGTGGAATAAAGATGAGGAAGATCACACATCTGCCATTAGAGAAGTAAACCTCTGCCTATATCATGTTCCTGAGTTTATTTTCCTTTCTGAGTGCATGCTGCAATTTCTTTGAAACATATTATACTTGCAGCAATGAAATATACATTCTAGATTGGCAAAATAGATCTTTAGAGGAGCTCTGGAACACCAGATATGAATTTGTTTTTTAGGGGTGAAAATCTGTGGTCAGGTGCTTTCAGCTAAGTTGAGAGGGTGTTTACCCCTACTGGTTTTACCTGATAAGAATGACTTCAAATCAGAAATCAGTAGTTTACAAACCTGTAGGTTTGGAGGCCATAGtatacacaaattttcagaatttttgcaATGAAGGTTTGGCGCAATTACATAAAAAAGGAATAAGTTCTGTCTTAACTTTGGGCAGTGTTTCTGACAATTGAGTTTCTACTGTCTGTCTTCTTTCAGTAATTATGTTAGACATTCAAGATTTTGTATCCCCAAATCTATGTCAAAAGAGAGCTCTTGAGCTGATTTTGTTAGTACTCATGGATCTGCAAGCCCAATATTTGGTTTGCTTAATATCATAGCAGTTTGCTATTAGTTTCTTGGAATTTCTTTCCACGTTGCAGTTTAATTAGATTAAGATTAAATCAAGCCTTACTGTTTGCAATGGTTAGCATATATGGTGAAAGCTATTTGTTTACCCTATTTTTGAATCTAATGATTACCTCTTCTGTGCAGATCATGGTAGCTCTGGGAGTTGCTTTGTGAGTATCCATTACTTTTAAACTCAGTGTCCCATGTTAAATAACTAGGTTAGCATGATCCATTTGTCATCCGTTGACATTGATATGTAGGGTGCAACCGTCTCCAAGTGATCAAGTTCATCAAGAACACATGTTACCTAGCATTTATTTGCCATTTTCCTGTAAATGTTTGGTCACTATAAAGTTTTGTGTGCTAATATACAATCTAATAGACTTTTTCTGTAAAATATTTGCTCTGCTTAGAATTATTTATAGATTGATACTTTACTCCATTGCAAATAACAACCACAAACCAATGCAACTCTGAAATGTTAAATTTTGTCAAATTCATTGATACTGGCCAGTTACACTAAAAATTTAATTGTCTGTGTTTTCTTATGCATGACTCTGCTGCCGGATCCATTACTCATTAGATAAtaatgtataaaatcttatagaATCCCTGATTGGACATTCAATATAATATACGCAGAACCATGACATTTTTAGTGGATATGATGTCTGACCTGTGGGTTTAATTTGGTCTGGAGTAGTGGACTTTCTAAGAATGGATACCAATCCTCCACGTCTTGCGATAGCATTTTTTATACCTCAAAAACCTCGTATGGTGTGTGCGCCACATCATGTCCGCTTTCCGTTTCCACCCACATAAAAGAACAGGAGCGACAACCCACAGTTGTCACCTTGTGTAGACTCCTTTTTCCTTCTAAAAATCTCCACCAGTCACCAAATCATATGAATCCTTTGAATCATTCTAGGCTTTTGTTTACTTCAATCTAGGACTTGCTCTTCTCGCCTATTCGCCCTTCCTGGCTGGAATAGGCACCCTAACCAATCCTCCTGAACTTGCCTCAGTGTTATATACATTGTTGAACATACATTATATTAGTTTACATACACGGTTCAGATTTAGCATCCAATACTCTTCAGCAGTGAGTACTGAAAACTGTAACCTGTAGACACTGTTTACTTCATTACTTCCTTTAGGATTAATATTCTAATCCTTAACTAATTGACAAACCTGATAAGTAGACTTTCTTAGGTATTTAATTTTTAAGGAATTCTCAGGAACACATGGTCCCATTTGATGATTTTGGCACCCCTACTGGTTGTTATAAACTTATGGAAGTCTGCAGAATCTAAATTGTCACTTAGCTTTTAGAGCTGCAACTTTGTTCCATATATTTTGATAATGATCTTTGGGCTGCTACCTTACTGAAGTGGTCATGAACAAAATGATAATTTCAAACCAAAACTTATTATTATATAAATTGttggggctcttgcgtttgtacacttgttttgtatcgaaattatgactttgcccctatttttttgactttgtgaatttacccctactgtgccattcatgaagcaccagtttgcccctgctccatCATCCACCCTTAatggtgttaaactttgtacaaaagacatgaatgcccatgcgattttgccccttaTTTTtctgcctaattgtgattttgccctgaTTTAGAATTAGACTTTTTTCCCTGTGTGCACATAGCATTTTCCCTGCGGCTTTAGAGTCTGACGCGTGTGGCTAGTCAGAGCTGACCGGCACTGTGCCTGTGCACCGATCTATAGACCTATCCTCTTTCTCCCTTTGGTCTACGAAGACCGGGTctacagagagaaagagagagggggtGGGTCTCTATACCAATGACAAGCGGGACCAGTAAGGTGAGGTGTCGTCCATCCATTGGCCAAGGCGACATGGCCTGGGGTGAACGGCCTCGGTCCGTCCTCATCCACCTGTTGGCTCCGTCGCGGGAGAGGCAGAGAGAAAgtgtgagagagagggagagaggagcagagagggagagagggtagAGCAGAGGAAGAGcgcagcgacggcggcggcttcgGTGAGGGCGGAGAAGGAGAGCGAGCAAGCAAAGCGGTGGCGAGAGGcagaggtgagagagggagctgcaCGCCTACGCACCCGCCGCGCAGCGCGCCCGCCGGCCATGCCGCGATGCCCGCCCAACGGCACCCGCCGCGCCACGAGCTCGCACGGCCGCAGGGCCCGCCCAGCCGCGCCCCCGACGCGGCCGCCGCACCCACCGTAGCGCCCACCTTGCCGTGCCCGCCGCGCCGCGAGCCCCCGGCCGTGCCTCCCGCGGTCCAGCCGGACGCCCTGACCAGCCGCACGCGGGCCAGCGGCCAGGTGCAGGCACGCAGCGCAACTAGCCACCCGCTGTCGGCCGCCCAACGCGGCGCCGCCCCACAGTGGCCCGCTGGCCTTCGAGATTTGGAAGGACGAGGACCGGATGAGAGCCGCCGCCTGCCACCGTACGCCGGCCACCGCACGTCCGTGCCCGAGCGCCGCACGCCCGAAGCCCCCGCACCGTGCGTCGCATGCCAAGCCCCGCGGCCCTCATGCGCCCCCACACCGCGCGCCGTGCGctaccaacgccgccgccgctggatgCCCCCGACGCCCCGGTCGATGCAGCCGGCCAGTGAGAAAGGCACAGTTTCCTTATGGAGGCTGAATATAAGGATAAGGGGCAATTTGGTCTTTTTGCCTTTGTTTTTttagattttgaattttttaattcatttattcCATGACCATCTGACGGCATCCAAACCAGGGGCAAACGGATGATTCAATTCAAAATagcaagggcaaaatcacaaagttgaaaaaacaAGGGCAAAATCATAATTGGACTCCTGCATaagggcaagaacaccattttccctaaATTGTTATATCCACCAATAAAATTATTGAATTTGGTCACACCTATTTGTTTGTTACCTAAACTTGCCTCAGTGTTATATACATTGTTCAACATACATTATATTAGTTTACATACACTGTTCAGATTTGGCATCCAATACTCTTCAGCAGTGAGTACTCTATGTGTTCCTATCTGTATATCCCATGCTTTAATAATACTTTTGCAATAATGAACCTGCCCCTATGACCGTCCTCAACAAGAATAATAGTAAATGAGAGAATTACTTTGAAGCTCCTCTTTCTGCAGACGTCGAAGAAAAAAAATTCCCTCAGCTTTGATCCTATTGCCAAACCATTAAAATCATGATGTAAATCACAAATTCAACGGCAATGACAGCATCATGCAGAAATACGCATAATTTTTAGGCTTGAGGGTATACTGACCTCTCACGCCTTTCGGCATCATGTAGATGTAGTAGACCTGTGTGGCTGCATCtgcatgtgcatttgtgtgaAGTCTGACCACATTTCATATGTCACTATTGTCCCATTTGTTGATTTTGGCACCCCTTATGGGTTGTTAGGAacttgtgagcctgcgacgtcgcatcacggaaaggtctataaagtagagtttgtgagcctgcgacgctgcgcactccgtgactgtgttaaattcataaactttgctttttggattaaatgtcactttaacgttggtatttaatttttacagtattgttatcttatcatgcgattcgtgtgtttttagtataaaatgttAGCTATCTCGTAGCAACGCAtggacacgctacctagtattCTTTTTATTTCAAGGCTTCTCTACCAACTGTATAATAGCGAACAACTTGATGCACATCCACTTTTAACGGTTTCATACGATATATAGGGTCTGTTTTATAGTATGGTTGATGgttgctcttttttttttttgagcaactgGTTGATGGTTGCTGTAGATCTTGTCTTGATTTGTGAGCGAAAGATCGATGCTATCCAACCAGCATGTGCCTCTGATTCAGTTTTTGGACTTTACGGCCACAAGTATCCGGCCCCTGGGATTCTAGTTGATTACAGCGGCTTTCAGTTCAACAACTTGGGCTACCTGTAATGCACTCATGCACATGGACTTCAATTGCTTTAGGAAGGACTCCCGTAATGCACTCGGGCCAGGGCTGCATGTTGGTTTCACTACTACACGATGACCTTGTTGTCCCggacggtaacggcctttagtcccggttatcgtgccgggacaacgatccctgGACTAAAGgtgcaacctttagtcccgggtcatcgagccgacctttagtcccggttggtgttaccaaccgggactaaaggccctctagccgagcaaacgtggccgcaccctttagtcccggttggggttggggactaaaggtttcttttctttttcttttttttttgtttaatttgttttcatttcagttacacatatttgtttaatatataatatatttttatgtacgtattctacactgctaatataaatacacgcacgcatataattacatctaattctcatctcgagcattattatattcgaataaagtatgaaactatatatattatagatatatatatgtatatatacaacactttcataatcttgttctcgaaaataacgatatcaacaaacatttaatttacatcatttattccttaggatcaaagtagaactcgccgttgggatttagcactttttctagaagaaatcctgctattgactcttgaactgctttcagatgatcTTTTTGCATGatcctttgtttcaaccattcagtcttgtatttgaaataaaagaaaaagtattaatacatatatatattcatttaaaaataaataaaaaattgatatatatgtactctgaggacatcttcaggagttcttcttatgtgtgcagtgataaattcacaaacatagtatccacacaagttattacctggttactgccgcaaacaccactgtacgagaaggagattattctcatcatctcacacgtaaattgaagtacgatatagtaattaaacacgtgggga
This sequence is a window from Miscanthus floridulus cultivar M001 chromosome 10, ASM1932011v1, whole genome shotgun sequence. Protein-coding genes within it:
- the LOC136489779 gene encoding uncharacterized protein, giving the protein MPAQRHPPRHELARPQGPPSRAPDAAAAPTVAPTLPCPPRREPPAVPPAVQPDALTSRTRASGQVQARSATSHPLSAAQRGAAPQWPAGLRDLEGRGPDESRRLPPYAGHRTSVPERRTPEAPAPCVACQAPRPSCAPTPRAVRYQRRRRWMPPTPRSMQPASEKGTVSLWRLNIRIRGNLVFLPLFF